In Mycolicibacterium mucogenicum DSM 44124, the following are encoded in one genomic region:
- a CDS encoding EspA/EspE family type VII secretion system effector, whose amino-acid sequence MGLFEKVTDIVEAPFKIASGVVNGVIDTTHFVGDISRGDYTTAASDLTKVIADGSDIVQGLGSLGASVAPVPAGYQGAQATDPSSKILWGAKMVIEGLEKATGTGTPYDGDEFRESSKRLESVVETLVDAAPHTDRWDGTASQVYTAVNASHRRVASGVQASDLAIAGVLDTEAGQVTRTRKTFDDEKDWLGKFDLMTVHLNATGPGRAIKIALDTAVAAVTVTAAGTAMTILVKNSFENAGRIREHLDAYETALRDTSGKPASNGVFPPIPDDELPRRDTNPNGTTHMPNPEDGTTEPRRTKANEPYTEPSPEEPVPSGPPATPYGMPTLPSAPSAPSTPTTSQPAPPPLATPIPSAAPTTPLAPAAFSPQPQRTTPSAPATTAASAFTAPMSTSASAPVSSPGSAQSAAVSPTQAASVAAPANPGPRAPINVPTEEAQSDATKPEPQGTNPHGK is encoded by the coding sequence GTGGGACTTTTCGAAAAAGTGACCGACATCGTCGAGGCCCCATTCAAGATTGCGAGCGGCGTCGTCAACGGCGTTATCGATACCACTCACTTCGTGGGTGACATCAGCCGTGGCGACTACACCACCGCGGCAAGCGATCTCACCAAGGTGATTGCGGACGGATCTGACATCGTGCAAGGACTCGGATCGCTCGGCGCATCGGTGGCACCAGTACCGGCGGGATATCAAGGCGCACAAGCGACGGACCCGAGCTCCAAGATCTTGTGGGGCGCCAAGATGGTCATCGAAGGTTTGGAGAAGGCCACAGGAACCGGGACCCCATATGACGGCGACGAGTTCCGTGAATCAAGCAAGCGTTTGGAATCGGTCGTCGAGACCCTGGTTGACGCAGCCCCACATACCGATCGATGGGACGGCACGGCCTCCCAGGTGTATACCGCAGTCAATGCCTCCCACCGGAGGGTTGCATCCGGCGTGCAAGCGTCCGACCTCGCGATTGCCGGAGTCCTCGATACAGAGGCCGGCCAGGTAACCCGGACTCGTAAGACTTTCGACGACGAAAAGGACTGGCTCGGAAAGTTCGACCTCATGACCGTCCATCTCAATGCGACCGGCCCGGGTCGAGCCATCAAGATTGCGCTTGATACCGCGGTAGCCGCTGTTACCGTCACCGCCGCAGGCACCGCTATGACGATTCTCGTGAAGAACAGTTTCGAGAACGCAGGGCGCATTCGCGAACATCTCGATGCGTACGAAACCGCACTGCGCGACACATCCGGAAAACCCGCGAGCAACGGGGTATTCCCACCCATCCCAGACGACGAGCTGCCACGCCGTGATACGAATCCGAATGGCACGACTCACATGCCAAATCCGGAGGACGGCACTACCGAGCCGAGACGCACGAAGGCCAACGAGCCATATACCGAGCCCAGCCCAGAAGAACCCGTCCCAAGCGGCCCGCCAGCCACTCCGTATGGCATGCCCACGTTGCCATCCGCACCGTCAGCTCCTTCAACACCAACAACGTCACAACCAGCACCACCACCGCTCGCGACACCGATTCCGAGCGCCGCACCTACGACACCACTTGCGCCAGCGGCGTTCTCGCCACAGCCTCAGCGGACCACGCCCTCCGCACCCGCAACGACTGCAGCATCGGCATTCACGGCTCCTATGTCGACATCGGCCAGTGCGCCGGTGTCGTCTCCAGGTTCTGCGCAGTCGGCCGCAGTATCGCCGACACAGGCCGCATCAGTTGCCGCCCCGGCGAATCCCGGCCCTCGCGCACCAATCAACGTGCCTACGGAAGAGGCTCAATCGGACGCCACCAAACCCGAACCACAAGGAACGAACCCCCATGGCAAGTGA
- a CDS encoding ESX-1 secretion-associated protein, with the protein MASDHEKNLVVLTEHLLHLAEKQRKASDQIAGSTRSLVDPARQVSDTHGIACEATHLAVSAAISARRAGGKQMQKVSNELDLKLTDASAYYGNADAAGAQMLNHQMPR; encoded by the coding sequence ATGGCAAGTGATCACGAAAAGAACCTCGTCGTCCTGACCGAACATCTCCTGCATCTGGCGGAAAAGCAGCGGAAAGCGTCGGATCAGATCGCCGGATCGACCAGGTCATTGGTCGATCCGGCACGTCAAGTGTCCGACACCCACGGGATAGCCTGCGAAGCAACTCATCTGGCGGTGTCGGCGGCGATCTCCGCCCGCCGCGCCGGCGGCAAGCAGATGCAGAAAGTGTCGAACGAGCTCGACCTCAAGCTTACCGACGCGTCTGCCTATTACGGCAACGCCGACGCCGCCGGAGCTCAGATGCTCAATCACCAAATGCCCAGATGA